The following are encoded in a window of Castanea sativa cultivar Marrone di Chiusa Pesio chromosome 9, ASM4071231v1 genomic DNA:
- the LOC142610362 gene encoding uncharacterized protein LOC142610362, translating into MSDPIEPTTSSSSSTRDPNPNPNPNPNPVSLIHPRREPFEHGLLPISKLIFTDPTQTLIPLKQTLLSNSPNLRVNSAALSESLQISHDHARLVLDTLASVLHSDSDPLVRSKLAEIDSTGADIHDLVLFLYIQSYKKLLPRTHKDSASVADVWPSTSAFDGYLSALSPLQLVRSNSRRFMPSQTDEEAHQLSYLQKHLVNILSLLAEPVEGEGEGEESLVLTMERFEHLGFLIQFGDKGSEGIPLSQYAPFFANSDPDMPAVPVPATQVHDWLLQNIASALEHISERAAPKENGPPSASDQDVAMADACPTSVKALPSARGPSFIEGISKSSLVKQASDLKGPSVKVLNCHDSVIYLLAPLRYATIYGCSDTTIVVGAVGKAIRVEHCERVHVITAAKRICIANCRECAFFLGVNQRPLIVGDNHKLQVAPYNTFYSQLEEHMNEVGVEATINRWDEPLALGVVDPHDSLSHPAGVSDVQAETATRLEPDQLTNFLIPDWFGGESSGSTKDNPFPLPDIYLASQQRNQKNLGEVKQLLREAPLEENRKRELSSALHVYFKDWLYASGNIRQLYCLQGD; encoded by the exons ATGAGCGACCCCATTGAACCCACAACATCGTCTTCATCCTCAACAAGAGACCCAAACCCGAACCCGAATCCGAATCCGAATCCAGTCTCTCTTATCCACCCGAGACGAGAACCATTCGAGCATGGCCTCCTCCCAATCTCCAAGCTCATTTTCACCGACCCGACCCAAACCCTAATCCCACTCAAACAAACCCTCCTCTCTAACTCACCGAATCTCCGAGTCAACTCGGCCGCCCTATCCGAGTCGCTCCAGATCTCCCACGACCACGCCCGACTCGTCCTCGACACACTCGCTTCCGTCCTCCACTCCGACTCCGACCCGCTCGTCCGCTCCAAACTCGCCGAGATTGACTCCACCGGCGCCGATATACACGATCTGGTTCTGTTCCTCTACATCCAGTCCTACAAGAAGCTTCTCCCGAGGACGCACAAGGACTCCGCTTCCGTCGCCGATGTTTGGCCCTCCACCTCCGCCTTCGATGGCTACTTGTCCGCCCTCTCTCCTCTCCAG CTTGTACGTAGCAACAGTCGTCGGTTTATGCCATCGCAGACTGATGAAGAGGCTCATCAATTGTCATATCTACAAAAGCACTTGGttaacattctctctctcttagcgGAGCCTGTGGAAGGGGAAGGGGAAGGCGAAGAATCTTTG GTTTTGACCATGGAAAGATTTGAGCACCTTGGATTTTTGATTCAATTTGGTGACAAGGGATCTGAAGGAATTCCATTGAGCCAGTATGCTCCATTTTTTGCAAATTCAGATCCAGACATGCCTGCTGTACCTGTTCCCGCAACACAAGTTCATGATTGGCTTCTGCAGAATATAGCTTCTGCTTTGGAACATATTTCTGAAAGAGCTGCTCCGAAAGAAAATGGCCCACCAAGTGCCTCTGATCAGGATGTAGCTATGGCTGATGCCTGTCCAACTTCAGTCAAGGCCTTGCCAAGTGCTAGAGGTCCTAGTTTTATTGAAGGGATTTCTAAATCATCACTTGTAAAGCAAGCATCCGATCTTAAAGGTCCTTCTGTAAAG GTCCTAAATTGTCATGATTCTGTAATTTACCTTTTAGCACCTCTGAGATATGCCACTATTTATGGATGCTCTGATACTACTATAGTTGTTGGAGCAGTTGGCAAG GCTATAAGAGTTGAACACTGTGAACGAGTTCATGTGATTACTGCAGCGAAGCGAATCTGCATTGCAAACTGCCGTGAATGCGCTTTCTTTCTGGGGGTAAACCAGCGACCACTTATTGTTGGTGATAACCATAAGCTTCAG GTGGCTCCATACAATACATTTTACTCTCAGCTGGAAGAGCACATGAATGAAGTTGGTGTTGAGGCTACAATCAATAGATGGGATGAGCCTCTTGCACTAGGAGTGGTTGATCCACATGATTCATTATCTCATCCTGCAGGTGTGTCTGATGTGCAAGCTGAGACTGCTACACGCCTGGAACCTGACCAGTTGACTAATTTTTTG ATTCCTGACTGGTTTGGAGGTGAATCATCTGGTTCCACAAAAGATAACCCATTTCCATTACCAGATATTTATTTGGCATCTCAGCAGAGAAAT CAAAAGAATTTAGGGGAGGTAAAACAACTATTGAGGGAAGCACCCCTTGAAGAAAATCGAAAACGAGAGTTATCGTCCGCTCTCCATGTATATTTCAAAGACTGGTTATATG CATCTGGAAACATTCGTCAGCTTTACTGTCTACAGGGTGACTGA
- the LOC142609329 gene encoding rhodanese-like domain-containing protein 9, chloroplastic, with translation MAGICSSSTLSSVSNFWTSRLVETHSRRTIPGKPLRRRNVNIKAEVTYVNADEAKKLIAVEGYTILDVRDSSQYNRAHIKSCYHVPLFVENQDNDFGTIIKRTVHNNFSGLFFGLPFTKLNPDFVQSVKSQFSPESKLLLVCQEGLRSSAAANQLDQAGFQSIACITSGLQKVKPGTFDSVGTTELQDAGKAGLVTVQGKISAVLGTVLVCAYLFITFFPEQAEKLLQFAPTS, from the exons ATGGCAGGCATTTGCTCTTCTTCCACTCTCTCTTCTGTAAg caatttttggACATCTCGGTTGGTAGAAACTCACAGCAGAAGGACCATACCAGGGAAACCACTTCGTCGGAGAAATGTGAACATTAAAGCAGAAGTGACTTATGTGAATGCTGATGAAGCAAAGAAACTTATAGCAGTGGAGGGATACACAATTCTGGATGTGCGGGACAGTTCTCAATATAACCGAGCTCATATAAAATCCTGTTATCATGTGCCTCTTTTTGTTGAAAACCAGGACAATGATTTTG GTACAATCATAAAGAGGACTGTGCACAACAATTTTTCGGGTTTGTTCTTTGGGCTGCCATTCACTAAACTAAATCCTGATTTCGTGCAATCTGTTAAGAGCCAATTTTCACCAGAAAGTAAACTCTTGCTTGTATGCCAGGAGGGATTGAG GTCTTCTGCTGCAGCTAATCAGTTAGATCAAGCTGGTTTCCAAAGCATAGCATGCATAACATCGGGCCTTCAAAAAGTAAAACCAG GAACATTTGATTCTGTTGGAACCACTGAGTTGCAGGATGCAGGCAAAGCTGGGCTGGTCACAGTTCAAGGAAAGATCTCAGCTGTACTTGGAACAGTACTTGTCT GTGCATACCTATTCATTACCTTCTTCCCAGAGCAAGCAGAGAAGCTGCTCCAATTTGCACCAACAAGCTAG